The following coding sequences are from one Methanosarcina sp. WWM596 window:
- a CDS encoding triphosphoribosyl-dephospho-CoA synthase, whose protein sequence is MKPNNSAFSLHIPEWVEESRTPSLIARCAQLAMLLEVSASPKPGNVDREHNYPDTCFEHFIASSVAAYPVLELAARSRDGIGILLRSAVYESSAWQQGGNTHFGAFLLLIPLAMAAGEISGEPPHRGKAGFRLEAGDFEGLAARAHAFVRATNCEDAVEFYRAFGHAGVRVNSVDEFDLEDPEATADLRKQNITLYDLMEIARGYDLIADEWTSGFGRCLEGAKSILEFMQVRNCEAEAFTGGSVSTCSGTGINEAIVYTFLKLLSRHRDTFIQTKFDTETADYVSSRAGKILSGWEASGKTARDFTFILPSVQDFDSELLEKRINPGSTADIIIAGLFISFLGGLRF, encoded by the coding sequence ATGAAGCCCAATAATTCTGCTTTCTCCCTTCATATCCCTGAATGGGTAGAGGAATCCCGAACCCCGAGCCTGATTGCACGCTGTGCACAGCTTGCTATGTTGCTCGAGGTCTCAGCCTCTCCGAAGCCGGGGAACGTTGATAGGGAACATAATTATCCTGACACCTGTTTTGAGCATTTTATAGCTTCTTCGGTTGCCGCCTATCCTGTCCTGGAGCTTGCTGCAAGAAGCAGAGATGGAATAGGAATTCTTCTCAGGAGTGCGGTTTACGAAAGCTCTGCCTGGCAGCAGGGAGGGAATACACATTTTGGCGCTTTTTTACTCCTGATTCCTCTGGCAATGGCGGCAGGTGAAATCTCCGGAGAACCCCCTCATCGCGGGAAGGCAGGCTTTCGGCTTGAAGCCGGGGATTTTGAAGGGCTTGCTGCCCGAGCCCATGCTTTTGTCCGCGCAACTAACTGCGAAGACGCCGTTGAGTTCTACAGGGCTTTCGGGCATGCAGGAGTCAGAGTAAATAGTGTGGACGAATTCGATCTTGAAGACCCTGAAGCAACTGCCGATCTCAGAAAACAGAACATTACCCTTTACGACCTTATGGAAATTGCCAGAGGGTATGACCTTATTGCAGATGAGTGGACATCAGGTTTCGGGCGTTGTCTTGAGGGCGCAAAAAGCATCCTTGAGTTCATGCAGGTACGAAACTGTGAAGCAGAAGCTTTCACAGGAGGCTCGGTTTCCACCTGTTCGGGCACAGGAATCAACGAGGCTATCGTGTATACGTTCCTGAAACTGCTTTCCAGGCACAGGGATACCTTCATCCAGACCAAGTTTGATACTGAAACTGCAGATTACGTTTCTTCCAGAGCAGGCAAGATCCTTTCAGGCTGGGAAGCTTCTGGGAAAACAGCCCGAGACTTTACCTTTATCCTGCCTTCAGTACAAGATTTTGACTCCGAGCTTTTGGAAAAAAGGATCAATCCTGGTTCTACGGCAGATATCATTATTGCAGGACTTTTTATTTCTTTTCTTGGAGGCTTGCGCTTTTGA
- a CDS encoding DUF447 domain-containing protein, which yields MTGLSSDCREVGKLSPEIDLFSFGIREGISEVIVSTGFESPNAAPIGIITKGGRSFVRLFKGSHTWANVFQEMYLASNVVYDPLLFVRSTFFDLEHSEFEYVTAGRLKFPILTEAAAWVVFECVNVKNTEQALVADLVPVEAGFNEDKRKAFPVPNRGFNAVLEATVHATRYQLSGDKKYLEWIRHYETLASKCGGEGEKKAMKLLYEVLGI from the coding sequence TTGACAGGGCTTTCTTCTGATTGCAGGGAAGTTGGTAAATTATCTCCGGAAATCGACTTATTTTCGTTCGGGATCCGGGAGGGTATCTCGGAAGTAATAGTAAGTACAGGCTTTGAAAGCCCGAACGCTGCTCCGATAGGTATCATTACAAAGGGTGGAAGGTCTTTTGTCCGGCTTTTCAAAGGCAGCCATACCTGGGCAAATGTTTTTCAAGAAATGTATCTTGCTTCAAATGTAGTTTATGATCCACTTCTTTTTGTGCGTTCCACCTTTTTCGACCTTGAACATTCCGAGTTTGAATATGTGACGGCAGGCAGGCTTAAGTTCCCAATCCTAACAGAAGCCGCTGCCTGGGTCGTTTTCGAATGCGTTAATGTTAAAAACACAGAACAGGCTCTTGTTGCCGATCTTGTTCCTGTGGAGGCGGGCTTTAATGAAGATAAGAGAAAAGCCTTTCCCGTACCCAACAGGGGATTCAATGCCGTGCTTGAAGCTACAGTCCATGCAACCCGTTACCAGTTGTCGGGGGATAAAAAATACCTTGAATGGATCCGGCACTATGAAACCCTTGCTTCCAAATGCGGGGGCGAGGGGGAAAAGAAAGCTATGAAACTGCTTTATGAAGTGCTGGGGATCTGA